A region from the Bradyrhizobium erythrophlei genome encodes:
- a CDS encoding TetR/AcrR family transcriptional regulator, whose protein sequence is MVKSRREQNLEATRAALMAVARKHFARDGYSDAEIAKIAADARVTTGAVYHHFANKKGLFVAVAEDLETEILATAASVGSDDPWQRLKLGFEKLIDLCASPAVQRIIFVEAPQVVGPDAWRKIELRYAFGTLRTVLAAMRDAKIIKPYPIDLVARTLLALLHETSAEVARSKHDPKIRAEVSDLVTGVLDAFLVR, encoded by the coding sequence ATGGTGAAATCGCGCAGGGAACAGAATCTTGAAGCGACCCGCGCGGCATTGATGGCCGTGGCCCGCAAGCATTTCGCCCGCGACGGCTATTCCGATGCGGAGATCGCCAAGATCGCCGCGGACGCGCGGGTCACGACCGGTGCGGTCTATCACCACTTCGCCAACAAGAAGGGACTGTTCGTCGCGGTGGCCGAGGATCTGGAAACCGAGATCCTGGCTACCGCCGCTTCCGTCGGATCGGATGATCCCTGGCAACGGCTCAAGCTGGGCTTTGAAAAGCTGATCGACCTCTGCGCCTCGCCAGCAGTGCAACGCATCATATTCGTGGAAGCGCCCCAGGTTGTCGGACCTGACGCCTGGCGGAAGATCGAACTCCGCTACGCGTTCGGAACGCTACGCACCGTGCTTGCCGCGATGCGCGACGCCAAGATCATCAAGCCTTACCCTATCGACCTTGTCGCGCGGACGTTGCTGGCGTTGCTGCACGAGACCTCGGCCGAAGTGGCGCGCTCGAAACACGATCCGAAGATACGCGCAGAGGTCAGCGATCTCGTGACAGGCGTGTTGGACGCTTTTCTCGTACGCTGA
- the bamA gene encoding outer membrane protein assembly factor BamA, with protein MTDDRTPRGRCRRPVAAGALLMAALGLLAAQASAAETIEVQGNRRIDAETVRSYFHAAPDGRYDEAARDAGLKAMLATGLFDKVTIERPGDRLVVHLHEAPVLGRVAFEGNKKIKDKELEAVIESKPQGALQRAVVQSDVGRIMEAYRHAGRDDVGVVPQIIDRGNDRVDLVYAVTEGKKTTVRQINFVGNTVFGKRQLAAVIKTSATNMLSFLTGGDEYDPDRVLADREALRLYYRSKGYADASVTSATAEYDPAMHGFTLTFSIDEGPLYRFGDISVVCNVPGVDSEKLRRLLVARSGATFDGRALDKTTDVLATELSKLGFPFAQATPRTTRDAAARRIDVAFTIDQGPRTYVERIDIHGNSRTKGYVIRREFDIAEGDAYNKTLIDRAERRLNNLNYFKTVKITTKPGSVADRVVLDVEVQEQSTGDFNIAGGYSTTDGLLAEVKLGDRSVLGSGISANSSVTYGQYARGIDLSASEPYFLGTRVAAGIELYGRQNQTSPYQSYGSEIYGATLQLGTPITEQIGVQYRYSLYNQDVTFDPTSTAAAPSLPVQQAAAAGPQWVSSIGSTVTYNTLDNNKSPTSGFNAQLKQDLAGLGGDVKFLRTAEDVRYYHPINDDLTALVRGQGGYITGWGGQQVPLLNSFFGGPTMVRGFAPNGFGPRDLTPGTTMDNVGGNMYWASTAELQSAIPGVPQEYGIKASAFVDAGSVFHYGGPTIFPGSAQSLQVANSNVVRSSVGVGLTWASPFGALTVNYAVPVTKAAYDVVQPLSFGAGPF; from the coding sequence ATGACGGATGACAGGACGCCGCGCGGGCGATGCCGCCGGCCGGTCGCAGCGGGCGCGCTGCTGATGGCCGCGCTCGGGCTGCTCGCAGCGCAGGCCAGTGCGGCCGAGACCATCGAGGTCCAGGGCAACCGCCGGATCGACGCCGAGACGGTGCGTTCCTACTTCCACGCCGCGCCCGACGGGCGATACGACGAAGCCGCGCGCGATGCGGGGCTCAAGGCCATGCTGGCGACCGGCCTGTTTGACAAAGTCACCATCGAGCGCCCCGGCGATCGCCTGGTCGTGCATCTGCATGAAGCGCCCGTGCTCGGCCGCGTCGCCTTCGAAGGCAACAAGAAGATCAAGGACAAGGAACTCGAGGCCGTCATCGAATCTAAGCCGCAAGGCGCCTTGCAGCGCGCCGTCGTGCAAAGCGACGTCGGCCGCATCATGGAAGCCTACCGCCATGCCGGGCGTGACGATGTCGGCGTGGTGCCGCAGATCATCGATCGCGGCAACGATCGCGTCGACCTTGTCTATGCGGTGACCGAGGGAAAGAAGACCACCGTGCGGCAGATCAATTTCGTCGGCAACACCGTATTCGGCAAGCGGCAGCTCGCCGCCGTGATCAAGACCTCCGCCACCAACATGCTGAGCTTCCTGACCGGCGGCGACGAATACGATCCCGACCGCGTCCTGGCCGACCGCGAGGCGCTGCGGCTGTACTATCGCAGCAAGGGTTACGCCGATGCCAGCGTGACCTCGGCCACCGCCGAATACGATCCCGCCATGCACGGATTTACGCTGACATTTTCAATCGACGAGGGCCCGCTCTATCGTTTCGGCGACATCAGCGTCGTCTGCAACGTGCCGGGCGTGGACAGCGAAAAGCTCCGCCGCCTGCTGGTGGCACGGTCCGGCGCGACATTCGACGGCCGCGCGCTGGACAAGACCACCGACGTGCTCGCCACCGAGCTTTCCAAGCTCGGCTTTCCCTTTGCCCAGGCCACCCCGCGCACGACCCGCGACGCCGCGGCAAGGCGCATCGACGTCGCCTTCACCATCGACCAGGGACCGCGGACCTATGTCGAGCGCATCGATATCCACGGCAATAGCCGCACCAAGGGCTATGTGATCCGGCGCGAGTTCGATATCGCCGAAGGCGACGCCTACAACAAGACGCTGATCGATCGTGCCGAGCGGCGGCTGAACAACCTCAACTATTTCAAGACGGTCAAGATCACGACCAAGCCGGGCTCGGTGGCGGACCGCGTCGTGCTCGACGTCGAGGTGCAGGAGCAGTCGACCGGCGACTTCAACATCGCCGGCGGTTACTCGACGACCGACGGGCTGCTCGCCGAGGTCAAGTTGGGCGACCGCAGTGTTCTGGGAAGCGGCATTTCGGCCAACAGCTCCGTGACCTACGGCCAATACGCGCGCGGCATCGATCTATCGGCATCGGAGCCTTATTTCCTCGGCACCCGCGTCGCGGCCGGGATCGAACTCTATGGCAGGCAGAACCAGACGAGCCCCTACCAGTCCTACGGCAGCGAGATCTATGGCGCGACGCTGCAGTTGGGCACGCCGATCACCGAGCAGATCGGCGTGCAGTACCGCTATTCGCTCTATAACCAGGACGTCACCTTCGATCCGACCTCGACGGCCGCGGCGCCGTCACTGCCGGTGCAGCAGGCCGCAGCGGCCGGCCCGCAATGGGTTTCCTCGATCGGCAGCACCGTCACCTACAACACGCTGGATAACAACAAGAGCCCCACCAGCGGATTCAATGCGCAGCTCAAGCAGGATCTCGCCGGCCTCGGCGGCGACGTGAAGTTCCTGCGCACCGCCGAAGACGTGCGCTATTATCACCCGATCAACGACGATTTGACCGCACTGGTGCGCGGGCAAGGCGGCTACATCACCGGCTGGGGCGGCCAGCAGGTGCCGCTGCTCAACAGCTTCTTCGGCGGCCCGACCATGGTGCGAGGATTTGCACCCAACGGCTTTGGCCCGCGCGACCTCACGCCCGGCACCACCATGGATAATGTCGGCGGCAACATGTACTGGGCCTCCACGGCCGAATTGCAGAGCGCCATCCCCGGCGTGCCGCAGGAGTACGGCATCAAGGCGTCGGCATTCGTCGATGCCGGCAGCGTGTTTCATTATGGCGGGCCGACGATTTTTCCAGGTTCCGCGCAATCGCTGCAGGTCGCCAACAGCAATGTCGTCCGCTCGTCGGTCGGCGTGGGCCTGACCTGGGCTTCGCCATTCGGCGCACTGACCGTCAACTACGCCGTGCCGGTGACAAAGGCGGCCTACGACGTGGTCCAGCCGCTCAGCTTCGGTGCCGGACCGTTTTGA
- a CDS encoding PilZ domain-containing protein, translating to MSVKEFLGQQAVNVAIGGHYTLANWFDAQGKPRTFACRTSRVSPFRMMVAVPVVGRIGDRITSYFGDFGKLDGHISDIAAGSFLLELAMTTSMREKLATKLSWLDKKQRDPAVREARIHARIIPAASHSTLTFADGSTRSCFVIDMSASGVAVSADAQLQVGTPLAVGACVGRVVRILPHGFAVKFVEQQNRQELERLIVRPAPPRPAGSAEPPVRRAG from the coding sequence GTGTCCGTCAAGGAGTTTCTCGGCCAGCAGGCTGTCAACGTCGCCATTGGCGGGCATTACACCCTTGCGAACTGGTTTGACGCCCAGGGAAAGCCGCGCACCTTCGCGTGCCGTACCAGCCGCGTTTCACCGTTCCGGATGATGGTCGCCGTTCCCGTGGTCGGCAGGATCGGTGACCGCATCACCTCCTATTTCGGCGATTTCGGCAAACTCGACGGCCATATCAGCGACATCGCTGCCGGCAGCTTCCTGCTCGAACTCGCGATGACCACCTCGATGCGCGAGAAGCTCGCAACCAAGCTCTCCTGGCTGGACAAGAAGCAGAGAGATCCCGCGGTCCGCGAAGCGCGGATACACGCACGGATCATCCCGGCGGCGTCGCATTCGACCCTGACCTTCGCCGATGGCTCTACCCGGAGTTGCTTCGTCATCGACATGTCGGCGTCCGGCGTCGCGGTCTCGGCCGACGCGCAGTTGCAGGTCGGAACGCCGCTTGCGGTCGGGGCTTGCGTCGGCCGTGTCGTCAGAATTCTGCCCCATGGCTTCGCCGTCAAATTCGTCGAACAGCAGAACCGCCAGGAGCTCGAGCGGCTCATCGTGCGCCCCGCGCCTCCGCGTCCTGCCGGCAGCGCGGAACCACCGGTACGACGCGCCGGTTGA
- a CDS encoding isoprenylcysteine carboxylmethyltransferase family protein — protein MAALLFVPAGTRSWWQAWTFLAVYFASSLALTLYLIKEDPALLQRRMRGGPTAEKEPIQKIIMLIASLGFVGLLVVPALDHRFGWSQMPPYMTLAGNVLVGAGWLAIFFVFRENSFAFATIELAPDQKVISSGPYALVRHPMYSGALVMLLGMPIALGSWWGVLVVAVILPALIWRLLEEEKFLAENLAGYVAYRNSVRYRLLPWVW, from the coding sequence ATGGCGGCGCTGCTGTTTGTTCCGGCGGGAACCCGCAGCTGGTGGCAGGCATGGACATTCCTCGCCGTCTATTTCGCGTCGTCGCTCGCGCTCACCCTCTACCTCATCAAGGAAGATCCGGCGCTGTTGCAGCGGCGGATGCGGGGTGGGCCCACCGCCGAGAAAGAACCCATTCAGAAGATCATCATGTTGATCGCGTCGCTGGGATTTGTCGGCCTGCTTGTCGTCCCCGCGCTAGATCATCGCTTCGGCTGGTCGCAGATGCCGCCCTATATGACGCTGGCGGGGAACGTGCTGGTGGGAGCGGGCTGGCTCGCCATTTTTTTTGTCTTCAGGGAAAACAGTTTCGCGTTCGCCACCATTGAGCTTGCCCCGGACCAGAAGGTCATCTCGAGCGGTCCCTATGCGCTGGTGCGGCATCCGATGTATTCGGGGGCGCTTGTGATGTTGCTGGGCATGCCGATCGCGCTCGGTTCGTGGTGGGGCGTGCTCGTCGTCGCGGTCATCCTGCCCGCGCTGATCTGGCGACTGCTCGAGGAGGAGAAATTCCTGGCCGAGAACCTCGCGGGATATGTCGCGTACCGCAATAGCGTGCGGTACCGCCTGCTGCCGTGGGTCTGGTAG
- a CDS encoding Flp family type IVb pilin translates to MKRTLLNFLSDQSGATAIEYGLIAAGIALAIIAVVNGLGSTLNDKFSSISSSLK, encoded by the coding sequence TTGAAACGCACTTTGTTGAATTTCCTATCCGACCAGTCCGGCGCGACCGCGATTGAATACGGTCTGATTGCAGCAGGTATCGCCCTTGCGATCATCGCTGTGGTGAACGGCCTGGGCAGCACGCTCAACGACAAGTTCAGTTCGATCAGCAGCTCATTGAAGTGA
- a CDS encoding YdaU family protein: MNRPWMPLYVGDYLGDTGHLTTAQHGAYLLLMMHYWRKGELPDDDRQLSKITKLPLKTWCEYRPTLQDFFCEGWKHKRIDAEPAKMLRVSQKRAIAGQKGGIGSALARMKLENASHSGRAPLRAIAAPSSGVAQANADHSHSHQSLLQARTAPAEPARQQTEKPALSVSPELAAYVAGRTT; the protein is encoded by the coding sequence ATGAACCGTCCCTGGATGCCGCTCTATGTCGGTGACTATCTCGGCGACACCGGCCACCTCACCACGGCGCAGCACGGGGCCTATCTGCTGCTGATGATGCACTACTGGCGCAAGGGCGAACTGCCCGACGATGACCGGCAGCTCTCCAAGATCACAAAGCTGCCGCTGAAGACCTGGTGCGAGTATCGCCCGACCCTGCAGGATTTCTTCTGCGAGGGCTGGAAGCACAAGCGGATCGACGCGGAGCCTGCGAAGATGCTGCGCGTGTCGCAAAAGCGCGCGATCGCCGGGCAAAAGGGCGGTATCGGATCGGCGCTGGCGCGTATGAAGCTGGAAAATGCCTCGCACTCCGGGCGAGCCCCGCTGCGAGCAATTGCCGCGCCGTCGTCTGGCGTGGCTCAGGCAAACGCCGACCACTCACACTCACATCAGAGTCTTCTTCAAGCGCGGACAGCACCGGCCGAGCCGGCAAGGCAGCAAACGGAAAAGCCGGCCTTGTCAGTCAGCCCGGAACTCGCCGCCTATGTCGCCGGACGAACGACGTAA